From the genome of Pseudomonas sp. gcc21, one region includes:
- the rpsT gene encoding 30S ribosomal protein S20: protein MANSPQAKKRAKQAEKRRTHNASLRSMVRTYIKNVVKAIDAKDLEKAQSAYTAAVPVIDRMADKGIINKNKAARHKSRLNAHIKAMATAA from the coding sequence GTGGCCAACTCACCTCAAGCCAAGAAACGCGCCAAGCAGGCCGAGAAGCGCCGCACTCACAATGCAAGCCTGCGCTCCATGGTCCGTACTTACATCAAGAACGTCGTCAAGGCAATTGACGCCAAGGATCTTGAGAAAGCACAAAGCGCCTACACTGCAGCTGTCCCGGTTATTGACCGCATGGCTGACAAGGGCATCATCAACAAGAACAAGGCCGCTCGCCACAAGAGCCGCCTGAACGCACACATCAAGGCAATGGCTACGGCCGCTTGA
- the proB gene encoding glutamate 5-kinase → MRQKVADARRWVVKIGSALLTGDGRGLDQNAMAVWVDQLVALRKNGAELVLVSSGAVAAGMSRLGWTERPRTIHQMQAAAAIGQMGLVQAWESSFQAHGLSTAQVLLTHDDLSDRKRYLNARSTLRALLDLGVIPVINENDTVVTDEIRFGDNDTLGALVTNLVEADLLVILTDRDGLFTADPSADPSAQLIAEAMADDPKLDAMAGGSAGALGRGGMQTKLRAARLAARSGAGTVIVGGRIERVIERLQAGEELGTLLRPEKGMLAARKQWLAGHLQTRGRLLIDEGAVAALTSGRRSLLPVGVMAVEGNFRRGEMVVCVGPDGREVARGLVNYSSQDAARIIGQCTDSVQQLLGYIDEPELVHRDNLVLV, encoded by the coding sequence ATGCGACAGAAGGTAGCCGACGCGCGACGTTGGGTGGTCAAGATTGGAAGTGCCTTGTTGACTGGCGATGGTCGAGGTCTCGACCAGAACGCCATGGCGGTCTGGGTCGATCAGCTGGTCGCCTTGCGCAAGAATGGGGCGGAGCTGGTGCTGGTGTCCTCGGGCGCAGTAGCGGCAGGTATGAGCCGTCTGGGCTGGACTGAGCGGCCGCGTACAATCCACCAAATGCAGGCTGCGGCGGCAATTGGTCAGATGGGGTTGGTGCAGGCATGGGAGTCGAGCTTTCAGGCGCACGGTCTGTCGACCGCTCAGGTGCTGCTGACGCATGATGACTTGTCGGATCGCAAGCGCTATCTCAACGCCCGTAGCACGTTGCGCGCCCTGCTGGATCTGGGCGTAATTCCTGTGATCAACGAAAACGACACCGTTGTCACCGACGAAATCCGTTTCGGTGACAACGACACGCTTGGCGCCCTGGTGACCAATCTGGTTGAGGCGGATCTGCTGGTCATTCTGACTGATCGCGACGGGCTTTTTACTGCTGATCCGAGCGCGGATCCCAGTGCTCAGCTGATCGCAGAGGCGATGGCCGATGATCCCAAGCTGGACGCCATGGCAGGTGGCAGTGCTGGCGCGCTCGGGCGTGGCGGCATGCAGACCAAGTTGCGTGCTGCGCGGCTGGCAGCGCGCTCCGGTGCCGGTACCGTTATCGTGGGCGGGCGCATTGAACGTGTAATAGAGCGTCTGCAGGCGGGTGAGGAGCTGGGTACTCTGCTGCGTCCGGAAAAAGGCATGCTGGCTGCGCGTAAGCAGTGGTTAGCCGGGCATCTTCAGACCCGTGGCCGTCTATTGATCGACGAGGGCGCGGTTGCTGCGCTGACGTCGGGGCGGCGGAGTTTGCTGCCGGTGGGTGTTATGGCGGTAGAGGGTAACTTCCGTCGGGGTGAGATGGTGGTATGCGTCGGGCCGGATGGCCGCGAGGTCGCCCGAGGGTTGGTCAATTACAGTTCTCAGGATGCTGCCAGGATCATTGGTCAGTGCACGGACTCGGTGCAGCAGCTTCTCGGTTATATCGACGAGCCTGAATTGGTCCATCGGGATAACCTGGTGCTGGTATAG